One Phoenix dactylifera cultivar Barhee BC4 chromosome 8, palm_55x_up_171113_PBpolish2nd_filt_p, whole genome shotgun sequence genomic window carries:
- the LOC103695473 gene encoding NADH-ubiquinone oxidoreductase 20.9 kDa subunit: MNTDITASVKPEYPVVDRNPPFTKTVANFSTLDYLRLSTITGVSVTVGYLSGIKPNIRGPSMVTGGLIGLMGGFMYAYQNSAGRLMGFFPNDGEVARDKK; this comes from the exons ATGAACACGGACATAACAGCATCGGTGAAGCCGGAGTACCCGGTGGTGGATCGCAATCCTCCCTTCACCAAGACCGTCGCCAACTTCAGCACCCTCGACTACCTCCGTCTCTCCACCATCACCGGTGTCTCCGTCACCGTAGGCTATCTCTCCG GGATTAAGCCCAACATCCGAGGGCCCTCGATGGTGACGGGCGGCCTGATCGGGCTGATGGGCGGTTTCATGTACGCCTACCAGAACTCCGCTGGCCGGCTTATGGGCTTCTTTCCCAACGACGGCGAGGTCGCACGTGACAAGAAGTAG
- the LOC103695482 gene encoding probable carboxylesterase 17: protein MRRRMGVLSLGDSRLNHQAGKDHGAVLEEIVGLIRVYKNGHVDRLPAVSDVPCTWAPEASVTSRDVVISHSTGVWARFYVPKAQGRLPLLVYFHGGGFCVGSAAWSCYHEFLARLASRASCLIMSVNYRLAPENRLPAAYEDGLAATRWVRQQASYGGSDEFSWWRMHCNFARVFLGGDSAGATIAHNVAAQLGSLGGPESVLKPICLRGVILIQPFIGGEARTASEKDLVQSSRSALGLTTSDCYWRLALPFGCNRDHPWCNPLAKGAPRLEDLKLPPLLVCVSEMDILRDRNLEFCKALRRAGKSVEQAMYAGVGHAFQVLHNHHMSQARTHEMLAHMKAFISNR from the coding sequence ATGAGGAGAAGAATGGGCGTCCTTTCCCTGGGCGACTCAAGGCTCAACCATCAAGCAGGCAAGGATCATGGAGCTGTACTTGAGGAGATTGTAGGGCTCATCAGGGTCTACAAGAATGGTCACGTAGATCGTCTCCCGGCGGTCTCCGACGTGCCGTGCACTTGGGCCCCCGAGGCCAGCGTTACCAGCAGGGACGTGGTCATCAGCCATTCCACGGGCGTCTGGGCTCGGTTCTACGTGCCCAAGGCCCAAGGGCGCTTGCCCTTGCTCGTGTACTTCCATGGCGGCGGGTTCTGCGTCGGCTCTGCTGCATGGAGCTGCTACCACGAATTCCTGGCTCGCCTGGCCTCGAGAGCCAGCTGCCTCATCATGTCGGTGAACTATCGCCTGGCGCCGGAGAACCGCCTTCCTGCGGCCTACGAGGATGGCCTCGCTGCGACGAGGTGGGTGAGGCAGCAAGCAAGCTATGGCGGCTCCGACGAGTTCAGCTGGTGGAGGATGCACTGCAACTTCGCTCGAGTTTTTCTTGGCGGCGACAGCGCCGGCGCGACCATAGCGCACAACGTGGCCGCGCAGCTGGGATCTCTCGGCGGTCCCGAGTCCGTCCTGAAGCCGATCTGCCTCAGAGGAGTGATTCTCATCCAACCTTTCATCGGCGGCGAGGCACGAACTGCGTCGGAGAAGGACCTGGTGCAATCTTCGAGATCAGCGCTCGGCTTGACCACGTCGGATTGTTATTGGAGGTTGGCGCTGCCCTTCGGCTGCAACCGTGACCACCCGTGGTGCAATCCCTTGGCGAAGGGCGCCCCGAGGCTGGAGGACTTGAAGCTTCCTCCTCTTCTGGTGTGCGTATCGGAGATGGACATATTGAGAGACAGGAATCTAGAGTTCTGCAAGGCCCTCAGGAGAGCAGGGAAGAGTGTGGAACAAGCGATGTATGCCGGAGTGGGGCATGCCTTCCAAGTTCTCCACAACCATCATATGTCCCAAGCCCGGACCCATGAGATGTTGGCGCACATGAAAGCCTTCATTAGCAATAGATGA